ATTGACATACCTATATACGCTTTTCTAGTCTACAAATACATAGTGTATTTATATCCACTTTGTACAATCTTAAGGGtctaaattgaaaatataaaatgaatataaatcagAAGACAAATGGTCTGTATCCATAACGTTAATCCTTGCTTACAATATTTTTTAGGTTTTCCCTTTTATTATGATTACATTCCCATGTTAATGTTAGTTTGTACTTTGTTTACATGCCTGCAGTCGTCAAAGCAAACATCTGGTCCTCCAATATCACCTCAAGTAGGACTTGTAGCCGTTTGATACTGTATACACTTTATCGTGAAGTACTTGTGATTTAACTAAAATAATTGTACTCCTTATTCGTGTCTCTATTTGCTTATATATGTTCTATTCCTTTGTGGCTCATACAAATGTCCCTTCTTTGTGTCTACTTAATTCATCAGAAACAGTCGCCATTGACACTTACTTTTAGGTCGATGTCAATTGTTCTTTGTAACATTGAAACAACACAATATAATTTTACTGTcacgtatatacatgtaggtcgTTAGAATTCTACCTGTTTCCACCACAGAAATACAAAAGGGGAAACAAATTTTGGACATTTTATGTTCTCTTATTATCAAATGACAAATTTCTTCCTAACGTTTCCCTTAAAACCGCCTAAGTTTTGACCTTGGCTCCAACCCTCGAATCTGCGCAGATGGCTTTGAATTGTGTCCATTGTCCGGGAACCTTTGtgtagtggaactcttgccgtttttatagtgctatatcattgaagtaTGCTGTCGaagacacaaaacaacacacctCACCCCGGTCAtattaaactgacaacgggcgaaccataGTCCCACTTCCTTACGCTCAGCAgaaacagaaactaccacttttaaagaatatggtatgtctcggccagggtgTGTTGCTTcgtgtcttcggcggtatgaTTTtgtgatacagcactataaaaaagtcAAGAGTTCCACTACTAAAAAGTATACTAGTAGAAATAAGAAATAACATGATtactacacactgcatacattcTACacacatgagaggccgtcctaatATGATTTGCTGTGAATAGGATGCTTATTTGGTTCCATACCAACAATCAACAGTTTAGCTCATTTGCAAATGAACGCCTTAGCTCATTTGTGGACGACCTGATCTTTACTAAAATTATTAGATCAAATTATGTGATTTAGATATGGATATAGAGACATATGCTTGCCTGCGTCTATTAATTTACTTATTTACTTTACTATTTACTTTATACGATGTGTACATATGTTGTAAGTCCTTATGTTCGTTGAGATGGTGTTGCATTCCTCTGATAGTGGGACATCAGCATAGTGTTATCCCAACGTAAAAGTGATTGAATAGAACTCCACAATGaatcacaaaatatttattaatctTGACATCTGATGTCTCGGCCGGGGATAAAACAGGAAACCGTCCTCAATTTGGCTGTATTCAACTCGTCAGAAACAAAATATGCATTTGAAGTCGAAATGTAAGTTAGGAGGGACGAGATAAAATAAGTGCTACATTTAGTCGTCGGCTTTTGAAAACAATCAACATTTCCAAACCCAAACCTGCGGGGCAGACAATTATTTTAGTACACGAGAAACGGAATGTTTAAGGGACATTGTTCcaaaaataatctatttttagaTGTATTCGGGAAAATTGTCtgatatatcattttaatgaatCAAGCCTCACAATTCGTTCATAGCTGATAGGAACTTAGTCTAAGTTCTAATAGAGAACATAACATTGTCTAAACGTATATGTTCCTCTTTTGGTCAAATAGTTCTTGCCATTTAGTGTAAGGATGTAAGTACATACTGACACAGGTGTTTTCTTCGGTTGCATCATGTATTCTGTTGTACCATTAATATCCTAACAGAAGCATTAGCCGGTCCAGTAAGACATGCAGTGGCTATTATTCTCGTCTCGCCATTAAGTAAAACCGTAACGTCATGGCTTGAATTATCCCATAAACTGCGACAGTAAGATAGGGGCAATGCTGTTTTATCGTTCAGTCTCGCAATGAAATTTACTGTGGTTATATTTAGAAACCGTTTCAGTAGGAAAGTGACTGTCAGACAATACATTGATTCCCAATGGGGGTTTATTTCTTTAAGACGCTGTGCAAGACTGTAATGTATCATGTTATGTCAGACATTACCTCAAATATTGTGTTTGTTTCATAAAGTCAATATTGAAAACAGAATAAAAAGAGTTAATGGTACGATACTCTAAAAACGTCTCGGAGAGAGTAGGTGATATAAGGTTACCTAGTGCAACAGTAGATTTGGTTGTACCTTTTTGCCAATCATACCTGCTAAATAGTAATTCTTTAATTGGTTCAGTATAGGTTGATATAACGCTACATCAAGTAGGAAATTCCAATGTTTAACAAATTATCTAATCAACTGAAATGTGAAACGGCAACATCTATCAATTATGGTAAAAGAGAGGATTCTTCTTTCCTTGAATGTAAGTAGGCCTACATGGCATGGCTTATGAGTAGCACATTTTACTGATTAATGCTCCCATTTAAAGTAAATTGGATTTGTATTTACGATATGAAAATTTATTATCAGGAAAGAATATATGCCAAGAGTACATTGTCGTCTGCCGTGTCAAGGAGGTAAAGTAGAAGATACTTTAAGTAATTGAGATTTGGCGTGTGGTACCTATTACACCGGTGTTAAACAATGTAAGTGTGTGTAATATCGCCATAAATGTCACATGACTTTAGTGTAAACAGAATAGCATAACAGAAAACTGCGATCGACCGATTGAAACAAAACGTTATAAGAATgataatttcatcttaattgAATGTTTGCAATGAAACACCATTCAATTGAGTCAAtatgatgaaataaataaataaagaaatctaataaaatgttcataaagtttgtttgtttgtttgattaattaacgtcctattaacagctatgttcatgtaaggacggcctcctgtgTATGCGttgtggtgcgtgttttgggagactgcggtatattcgtgttgtgtcttcatgtATAGTATCAAAGGACGCGTATCAAGCCCAACTTGCATGTTATCAACAAATTGTATTATCGGGAAATGGAAAAGACTAAAAATACTTCATAAACGAGATGAACAactataatttttgtttttgtttcaaccatttttgaaacaaattttaaGTAAGTTTTAATGTTTCAATTATTGTCTTTATTCTCTAGATTTGTGTTTTGTAGAATAAATATTGAAGTTTAGGAAGACTTCCTGATAATTAAGGCCCACTCCTAGTGATCTTTCGATCTTGACCCAAATGGCCATTGACATCATAACTTACATCCTGCGTTAGCAGCGTACATTTACATAGAATAGATTGTCTTTATACAGGAACAAAATCGAGCATTCGATTTTAAGGTTTAATTCTTCTCTTCTAAATTACGGTGTACTGAACGATTTAGTGCACCACTAGTATGGAATCAATAGTAAGGAAACGTGCTAACCTTGGACCTTGGTTAATTTATATAGACAAGATAGCTTCAGTAACATTAGGTGTAATGCAATATGCACGTGCACGGTATATAAGTTATTCTTGTTTTAAAGTTATCGCTTTTCTTAGTACAATGCAACATCAGAAGTATGAAATACAATTATACCGATTTATATCCATGTAATTTACACTTCATATTTATTACATTAGCCTAAATGTTAAACGTGTTATATAGCAGTGTTCTCTATGAGCGTTCTTGTAACACGGAAGTGTATGTGCGTAATGGTTCGGATATCCTTAGCCCTCAAAACACGGAAATGTACTCATATGCCATTACGTTTTGTCACACGTCTGTATGTAAAACCTGCAGGACGCAACCTGTTCCAGAGCAACTTGAGGTAAAGTTACAGGTAactattatataattagatgcgtcattattttctttattaacaAACTTGATGATGTCGGGGTAAGAAGCTGCAGCTTCTTTATATCTCTAGTTTATCATAATCTTCTTTAATGTAATTGTTCCATGCtgtgttgtatataaaattgatgtTTCACTTTCCTGGTGGATTTTACATGTTAAGAAGCATGTAATGTGTAGAGCTTTAGCTATTTTAGTGATTTTAGTGGTATATTACATACTCCACAGGAACTCAAATGTGAATTTTCCCCGTTATAAGTTTACATCAGTCACAGTAGCAAACAAAAACATTCCTGTGTGTAGAGAGATATGCCACGCTGCATTCTCGTGGCGAGATGACACGAGTCTATGTTGAGGACTAGCAGACACATAATGACATTATACTAGCTTGTACAGAGCTTGTGACCGCTGACCGGATGTAGGTTACTTCATCGCACGTGACACTGACACCTAGCAATATTTTTGGAAAATGTCCGTCAGTGATGAGCTTGTATTTTTTCGTTCTTATTATAGATAATACTCTGTTCGCTTATACTTGATCAGAATAGGTGTTCAAACTTGTGGTATAGACTTGTATACCGGATACTGTGTATATATCGTGTTGAACTTTTCTCGTATACGCCATGTCCGAGAGTAACAGCGTAAGTGGCGTGATGGAGTGGCTGAGGACCTCGTAATAAACCTATATTAGTGAAAGTACATGATGTATAATTGAAGTTATGAATGTTTTATCTATCCAACAGGACTCACTTTATGATACATTGGGTTTGTTCTGGAATTAAGCTTGGATCATGTATACGGGGAGTAGTGCACCACATGTCGCAGGTAATGTATAAGTATAAATGTATAATCGACCACATAACATTGTCATATATCTCCGTAAGGACAATACTGGGATTAAAATGTTGTTCCATGGAGGCTTCTTACCCTTACCCCAATCGTATGCACATTTGCCATTTTCCTCTTTATCATGATGATGGTTGCGATTTTATTCCCGAGGTGGTATTAATTATGAATAtttgttgttgatggtgatatAATGCTGATGATGAAGATAGTTTTTTTTAAGTAgtgaaaataattataaagaTTGCATGGCATGTTTATGAGGAactatcaattttgtttttgattattTGATGATAacgatgattatgatgatgatgtatcTGTGACAGGTTTTGATAATTCATTATGATTCTGATTGACAGGTGACACTGGCTCATCAGTCCTTGTTGTTGGGGTATCCAGTCTGATCATCATTGTTGTTGTAGCCAGTTGTATAGTGCCAAggtaatacaaaaatattttgtatagagatttttggaaatatatatttattgataatttctaATATATCTTAATCTGcacaaaaaatatgtaaattgatCAACACTATCACTTTGTCAAGGGATGCCTCATTACGATTTTTCAATAACTGTTTTTTCACTAACACTTGATTTTACCCCTGTTTACTTTAATGTCTCCTTAACCCACTCCAGCTCAATGACATAGGCTCCATCTCAACATTTCCTTCTCTCCTTGTCGACCCAGTTTTACAAGTCCATCGTCCACCAAACCTATATTACAtaggtataatataatatagatatatatgagGCGCCTTCGAATGTGTCGTCTTCACTTTGTTTTATcaacttctcaataaccatgaTGCACCCTTAcatggggtatgttgcttggtgtctttttATCACTACAAAAAGGGTAAGAGTCACactaaacaagaagacacaacacaaacataccgcagtctcccaaaacacacacctcacaccgcatacatggaaagccgtccttacatgacccttgctgttaataggacgttaattaatcaaaaacaaacaaataacctTACATTCACATCGTGCATTCTACCTTTCCACATAAGCAATATTTATCACAGGAttacacaacatgaatatgatacatgtactgtCTTCTTAAATgtacacatacacatacaaaaaCAGATACACCTGCATTTGTCCATATGACTTCAGGTTTTGATAAAACGTTTAGGAGTACAAACCAAACTCATGACTATGATGCTAATTGGTATAACTATCTTCAGTCTTTTAATTCCTTTCGGATCCACTCTGTGTTACATATGACTATGTTCCTGTTTTTGTGCCACCCTGACAAGACTTACCCATCACGCAGTAAGAGTAGCGTTATGTTATGATATGATTAATTTCCAATTCTGGATTACTAGGATAAAAAACTACAAATAACAGTACTATGGTAATATTGTCATTATTTCCACATTGAAGTAACAATAAAGGTAGGTAACAATTAAGTCAGGGCGGCAGGAATTGGTTCAAGATtgtttaaattaatttgatGCTAAAACTTGATTACAAAAAAGTAAATGAGCTTACAGTAGATTATCGATATGAGtgtgttttttatataaaataccaaACACACGCAAGACTTTTTTACAATATTGAAAGGCAGTTACATAATATAATCTAAGTCGCTTGTTTTTATCACTACGTCTGAACATCTTAAAGAAGGAATAGTTTGGTAAATCAATCCATGATTCCGGTATAAGATGTTTCATGATCAAACTTTTTTGTCATTTCAGATGCAAAAAGAAAACCCATAGGGAGCTTCAACCAAGAGTTACAATAGAACGAAAGCGGGCGATAAGCGTGGAAGATGAATCAGTGATATCTAATTCATCAAAATCTGCACCAAAGAAACCCATACGACATTCTCCGTCTActcattcaaacaaacaaaagaatgtACAGAACTATGAAAACGTCTTCATAGGAGTTTATCGAGGGAACTTTGCGTCCCCTAGTGTAAGTGCTGCAGATACATCAGACGCTATGGACAATGTGTCGTCTGCTTCAGACCCATTCTTAGACCCAAAAGAGGACAAAGATGCGCAAAACAGACTTAACTACTACGAGGAACAGTGTGACAAAGCGCTGGAGAGACATATCAGTGTTAGGTATGAAAATAATAACGATCagtttgatgacgtcattgttaatAACCGTGGAAGCAATGTCAGTGAAACACGCAGGAGTAAAGGTTCCGTGGAGATTTCTATCAGCGTCAACTCCCGGGTGTGATGCCGTCATATAAATGTTTAACTCCCACGAGTCATCACGTGATGCCATGTTGTTCAACTTTCGGATATGATGCCATGAAGTTTTGCAACTCTCGATAGCGAAAAATTacgtttatttttgtttcaactCCCGGATGTTATATTAACAATTATGTCCTTTCTCCTGTGTTTTCTGATGTCATTGTGATCCGACAAATACTTTTACTGGATTTTCTGCCATAGGTTTTTTTACTCAATGCTTGGGAGCTCGCTTAGAAAATAACACGGCATGAATTGCAATTCATCAGCAGCTTAAATCAATACATTAACACCAAGATAGTTTTTGCAATAACCAATGTTAATATTAGTGTACCCATGGCAATCTTTCGTGTGGTCAATTGTGTATTAAGTGTTCAAAAGCAAAATTGTTGTATGGGGCAGATGTTTCCGATAATGATTATTCAAAGAACGTGTTGATATTGGactgattaaaaaaaaacaacaacttaataatacaaatatttcatcttAAGCCTTTCTATTGTTTGTAGACAGGACGACATCCACGGGAACTATTGTTCACGGAATTGACCGATCATAACTCAGTCGTGCTATGAAAAAACACTGTGGCCCTGACACGTCGTAGTAAAGTAATGATAACTCGTggaaacaaaatgtataatgaCAATCAAAGGCATCGTGTGAAAGATCAAGTGATTCGTAAACTGACTTTGCGATCACGTGTTATGTAAGCAACTGTGTAATATCATGTGACATTTTTAATGCGAGTGATATTATTGTGTAAATACCACATCCCATGTGTTTTAAGTCGTCTGTTATTACATGTCTTGGAATTTATACCACGTGACTCTTGGGCTTGTCAACCGGTGCATTTCATGAGCCAAAGCGTGATCACTTCAATATGAATATTGACAATTTGATACTTGTGTATTCTCTGAACATTACCTCCAGAgtgtttaaaaaatattcaaaatattgttttagtttttgcttTCATAACATAACATGTTCAGTTGAAAAGAACACATTAATagaatatttcctttaaatagCCTGACTATTTTGAAACTATTATCTCTCAGCTTAGAACTGTAACAATTAGTTTGGAATATTCCTGAGTATCACAATACTGTCCCAATTGTACCAAAGCGTAAAATTGCATAGCATGTTAATGATGAAGTCTCAATATTTCTTCACCCATAAGAAGATAATTAGCTGATTAAGTATGTTTAGTGTGCGTTTCTTATACTCAAACTGAAAAGGACTTACTTCTTCAAGGAGTTTTATGTAAGATAAACGTATGATCTGAAGTTACATGATGTTGTTCTCTTTATTTCCAATATTTGCCGATAcaactttattttttaatgttgtgGCACATGATGCACTGAGGCGCTGCATTGAATATCAATTCCGGTAATACTTTCATTGTATTATATTTGTTTGGgtgttatttatttaatttgaaatataataaataaaaaagaagacTTATGTTATGAAAGTGTTGGTATTTTtgctaaatacatgtaataaataattGGCTTTTGATAGAtaatcaaagaaaaatattgaagtttcaatatataaaaattatataataaaaaactATCAAGAGTACGAAGCTTTCAGTCAGTGATATGACATACTCCATATTAGCCTGTCTCAATGTGATTTTCTGCcttttatatgaatattttacacTGCTCTACGAGCATGTAACATCGACCGCAATGTGGTTTCCTTCTTACAGGTTTGGCGTTACAATTGCACCTGCAAGACGGCTAACTGTCATAGTTTATAAAGGCAATATATTCTGCTTAAGCaacaaatgatgatgatgactggTTTGAtcgttgtcagtttaatgtgaccgggtaggtaTTTTTTTCGATGTCAATAGTTCCATAATTACAAGGAGACGCGAAACGAGTATAGCGCAGCCTCCCAACACATAAACATTGATAGACAACATATTGCATacagggaggccgtccttagctaaCATCGTTTAGCTGTTGATAGAAAGTCAGACCCAAGCAATCTGCAAGCCATCCGATCGAATCCTGTTAGCTACCCAAATGTTTAACATATGCCTTTATGTGACTTCCTATTTACTATATGAATATTCAGAATGAAATGTTGCTATGTCTGCTACTTGAATAttcaacaggtaaaatacattAGTGCAGGTAGTGGTTTGAAGCTACCTCCGTACATGCGAGATTGCGTTTCTTTGTATTGTTCTACAGTCCATTTTATAGACGAAAGAACAACAATAAAAGGCGCTAATAAATAAATGCATCATACAGAAAGTCTGATTAcgtaaaatacattaaaaagtGTAAAGTTAAAACAATAAACTACCACCTCTGTAGacgtgtctcggccaggggccagaacccaaagcctttaCATGAGTCGGTGCCCAGGAAGACGTTAGAAAGAAGACTCttaattaagtcgccttttacgatcacaCAACAGGAGCGGCAGGTACAATTCAGTGGTTTTGCTATGTTAAAACAGTTGCATTTGAAACTTCTCATTTGTCTTTTGTAATTACGTACGAAGAAAAAGGTAATGTACGATGGCCGACAGGAGCCTGgcaaaaagatatgaaaaaactgTAACGCTTCTTATCATGGTACAGTTTTTTCACATGTTTGTGTACCATAAAtggtacaaaaacatatgaaagcaTGGTACAGAAATATGTGAAAGCAGTATTTATGTGAGCAGTcacttttatatttttctgtacCAAAAGAACGGCCGAAAACAGCCATGACACAGAAACATGTAAAATACGAGAGACTCAAAGGTTACAGAGTTTGACAAATGACTTCCTGATAAAGCTGTCAACAGTTAAGATTGCATACACCTTCACGgaaaacacaataaaacaattagACAAATACGATAATTGTGGCAACCATGTTCATTTATTTGTCTACATTATAAGAATGCTCACATCATACAGGTTTTATTTAACAATTCTAGGCCCCAAGTTACAGCCGAAAAATAGCAGAATAGTTTCGTTTCTGTTTTTCCTCGGAAGTGCTCAACGACAGTTTATGCTTGTTGTGACGCCCTAAACAAACTCCTGCTGTTCGGAGTCAGGTCAGGTCATAGTGTTTGATAATAACATTCCAATGCTCCTTTCACATCTTTGTGTACCACGGTTTCACGTGTTTTTGTACCACTGATGGGACAAAAAGATGTGAAAGCTCAGACcctttcatatgtttttgtaccaCGCTTTCACATGTTTTTGTACCACTGATGGTACAGAAAGATGTGAAAGGTAAGTCGTTTCACATGTTTATGTACCATGCTTTCACATCATACCATCAGTGGTATAAAAACATGTGAAAAGGAATTAGCTTTCACATCTTTTTGCCGGCTCATTTCGGCTATTGGtacataaacatgtgaatgtAATCTGAATTTTCCAGAGATGTTTATAATCTTTCTGTAACGCAATTTCACATTCACCATATCATGGtacaaaatgatgtaaaaaaaactGTACCATGATAAAAAGCGTTACAGATTTTTCATATCGTTTTGCCAGGCTCTTGTCGGCCATCGTAGTAATgtgaatttttaatttaaagaaGATCATTCAATATACTTAATATTAATCGTTTAGTTAACAAAAGAGTGAACGATTTCGAAAAGTCAGATGtgattaattgttttatcaGGAAAAACGGATACAATACCAAGTAAAACAATTTACATCGACGGTCCCGGCTTCCGTGTAAAACTATATCTGTGACGTTATACACAGTTGAGAGGAAGAAACGACCAACTGGTCGGATGTGACGTAAAACGTAAACGCACATTCGATAAAAATCAAACCAATAATACAACTAAATACTTCACTTCCTTATGATCTGTTGTATCGCGATACAAATATGTCGTCATTGTAATTATACTGGTTGTCCATTCAGTATATACCTTACACAACACATAAAAATATCGGTTGACTTATGCTTGTTTATGACTTGTcattaattaacatttgataCAATAATAGTCCTAATTAGCTTATTTATGGATTGCATCATTTGTGAAAGTGACTATATACGACGTGGTTTTATACTATTGTATTATTTGTCAATGTTAAGTTAAAGATTATTTGCTGGTAGTTTTAAGACCGTGGTGAGATGGTTATTGTTCAACAGGAACTCATGACGAAGCTGTGGCGTACCTACTATGACACCATGCCACACCTAGCCTGTCCTGTATGCTAATTAACATCCGGTGTATCTCCGTCATTACAACACATGGTCGTCACATCATATGACCTGTTTTTGCCCCTGAGTAATAATCAATTACAATCTTATATAGACTAGGCAACTTTTAGGTCCATATAAAGCACATATAACCACAACTTTTAAGACCATGCTaattttcattatacattatttttttaaccaTTGTCTAACCTAGATTTAAAGGTTTAATTGCTCCTTGATAATTAAGTCTTGTTTTGTGATCTTTGAAAACCGTTCcacaaaaaatgtttataaatgttcTTAATACATAACAGATCAAATGTTGAAAAATTGatatcttttttgtttgttaatatCGTTTATTATTTAGACCAAAACCAAAGTCAAAAACAGTGGACGTAATAAAATAAGGTACACTAAGATGAGTTTAACCTACTTCCTTGTCTATTGCTATCCATTTGCCACCAAATGCACTGTAAGTAAATTAAATAACACAAGAAAAAAACCGGTACACAAGAATCATTCATTTTTCGATATAAAAACCCAAATAAAATTAGTAATGTTTAATGTCACTCGGTTATAACTGTAGTTCACAATAAGAAACATTAATGCTAATTAAAGTGATAGGAGCTAAGGCAGTGATAAATATAGTCATCTATTGGATTAATATAATCTGTCAAGCGGACAGAGATATCTCAATTCTCATTGAATCGTCCTTTAGAGTCGAAGTATCCGCGTTCACTTGACAAgcacatattacatttttactGTGACAATATCTggtatttttaattcaatattgaCCAATCTAAACACAGAATATACAGTGAATATTTCGTTTTACGGGATCATTTTGTTAAgatatcaaaccaaaaatatgacttttatttttatttctatctgTTGGAACATGTATGTACTacattttgattatttcatgtaaattaaacatttgcgtcccatgtttgtttgtttgtttgagttttacagTCCATCGaaaactaaggtcatttagggccaaactacaagtcaggcattaatatcagaatatatacCGTGattgtatctaaaagatcaggataagaaaaggGCAACATTAATGATGTCACGTTATTTTCTGGCGCGCGTGAGCTATCCTTTCCCCATCCCGGTAAAAAGACTTAATTGTCTTTTCAAACCAAATTCTATTtaagtttctgctcctgcttagcgttaaGCATTAAAaaagtaggacgactggttcgcccactGTCAGTATagtgactgggtagggtgtgttgcttgatgtcttcggcagAATGCTTCGgttatatagcactatgaaaagagaaacagttccactatacatgaaGACAAAACACGAATACACGTTTGTTTGTCTGATTATTTAACGCCACGAATATATGACATTCTTCCAAAATACGCATAGCtcactacatacacgctacataaagcatacatgggaggtcgtccttacatgacccttttaattaatcaaataaacaaaccagACAAAGCCCTAGCAACTACGGGATAACCctatacatgggaggtcgtccttatatgacccttttaattaatcaaataaacaatccaaacaaaacccTAGCAACT
This genomic window from Argopecten irradians isolate NY chromosome 4, Ai_NY, whole genome shotgun sequence contains:
- the LOC138321243 gene encoding uncharacterized protein isoform X2; translation: MYTGSSAPHVAGDTGSSVLVVGVSSLIIIVVVASCIVPRCKKKTHRELQPRVTIERKRAISVEDESVISNSSKSAPKKPIRHSPSTHSNKQKNVQNYENVFIGVYRGNFASPSVSAADTSDAMDNVSSASDPFLDPKEDKDAQNRLNYYEEQCDKALERHISVRQDDIHGNYCSRN
- the LOC138321243 gene encoding uncharacterized protein isoform X1; this encodes MYTGSSAPHVAGDTGSSVLVVGVSSLIIIVVVASCIVPRCKKKTHRELQPRVTIERKRAISVEDESVISNSSKSAPKKPIRHSPSTHSNKQKNVQNYENVFIGVYRGNFASPSVSAADTSDAMDNVSSASDPFLDPKEDKDAQNRLNYYEEQCDKALERHISVRYENNNDQFDDVIVNNRGSNVSETRRSKGSVEISISVNSRV